From one Pseudomonas sp. S35 genomic stretch:
- a CDS encoding site-specific DNA-methyltransferase, with protein sequence MSEIQLVWPNKDLALRASGGSSYEWVQPTDPRLSEPFDVQALTNHPIDSQTNVLAIGDGLDVLEALRQRTSVLDGGIRLVYIDPPFNTQVDFRQYRDTMNRSMWLSMMRDRLIAIRPLLANDASIWVHLDDSEVHRARAVMDEVFGETAFVTSVIWQKKTTRDSRAAFSSNHDTILVYAPSGPKKWKTTRNLLVKDNAHLLNKDDDPRGPWGDAPFTAPGFRSAQQYEIIAPSGRALRPPRGRSWYATEPTYRDLIADDRIWFPKGGDGSPRLKLFASQLRGLVPFTVWGTSDTGTNDDAKRHLLSMFPDKEVFDTPKPELLLERIIHIASNPGELVVDIFGGSGTTAAVAHKMGRRWVVAERNAQTVLDFMVPRLTHVVNGTDPGGVTDTTSWSGGGSFEMIHVAPRFGRLKGIERPEYVKPWLDNLLPPHMLSTAS encoded by the coding sequence ATGTCTGAAATTCAGCTTGTTTGGCCGAACAAAGACTTGGCACTGCGCGCCTCAGGCGGGAGTAGCTACGAGTGGGTGCAGCCCACAGATCCTCGACTCAGTGAACCTTTTGACGTTCAGGCCCTCACGAACCATCCGATAGACTCTCAGACGAACGTACTAGCCATTGGCGACGGCCTCGATGTTCTGGAGGCACTGCGCCAACGGACATCAGTCCTCGACGGAGGCATCCGGCTCGTCTACATAGACCCGCCTTTCAACACGCAGGTGGATTTTCGACAGTACCGCGACACCATGAATAGGTCGATGTGGCTTAGCATGATGCGCGACCGACTCATTGCAATTCGCCCACTGCTTGCCAACGACGCGAGTATTTGGGTGCATCTGGATGACAGCGAAGTGCATCGTGCCCGAGCAGTGATGGACGAAGTCTTTGGCGAGACTGCATTCGTGACATCTGTTATATGGCAGAAGAAGACTACGCGGGACTCGCGGGCAGCGTTTTCCTCCAATCACGACACCATTCTTGTGTACGCCCCGAGCGGGCCGAAGAAATGGAAAACCACTAGAAATCTGCTCGTAAAGGACAACGCCCATCTCCTTAATAAGGATGACGACCCGCGAGGTCCATGGGGAGATGCTCCGTTTACAGCTCCCGGTTTTAGGAGCGCCCAGCAATACGAAATCATTGCGCCATCTGGACGAGCCCTACGTCCGCCACGAGGCCGCTCATGGTACGCCACAGAGCCCACTTACCGAGACCTGATAGCAGACGATCGGATTTGGTTCCCTAAAGGCGGTGACGGATCACCACGGCTCAAGCTTTTTGCAAGTCAGTTGCGCGGCCTTGTCCCATTCACAGTTTGGGGGACATCAGATACCGGCACAAATGACGATGCTAAGCGCCATCTTCTATCAATGTTCCCTGACAAAGAGGTATTCGACACGCCCAAGCCTGAACTGCTGCTCGAACGCATCATTCATATTGCCTCTAACCCAGGGGAGCTGGTGGTGGACATTTTCGGAGGCAGCGGGACGACGGCAGCTGTTGCTCACAAAATGGGGCGGCGATGGGTAGTCGCGGAGCGCAATGCCCAAACGGTCTTAGACTTCATGGTTCCTCGACTAACGCACGTAGTTAACGGGACAGATCCAGGAGGGGTAACTGACACGACCTCTTGGAGCGGCGGCGGGAGCTTTGAGATGATCCACGTTGCGCCACGGTTCGGCAGATTAAAAGGAATTGAGAGGCCCGAAT
- a CDS encoding helix-turn-helix transcriptional regulator: MARISATHDKDGDLVQLGAAVRARRLGQTLSQEALADAAGIDRSHMGKIERGERNVTFLNILRIATALHCKPSDLLIDAGL; the protein is encoded by the coding sequence ATGGCAAGAATCTCTGCGACTCACGATAAAGACGGCGACCTAGTACAGCTTGGTGCGGCGGTACGCGCACGAAGACTCGGGCAAACGCTGTCGCAAGAAGCCTTGGCGGATGCTGCCGGGATCGACCGTTCTCACATGGGGAAAATAGAGCGAGGGGAGAGGAACGTTACCTTTTTGAATATCCTTCGGATCGCGACTGCTTTGCACTGCAAACCGTCAGATTTACTCATCGACGCAGGACTGTGA
- a CDS encoding DNA adenine methylase, with product MDNCASKLDQVELPFVSSTHPPIKPFVRWVGGKSRLLSRILPHVPDTIQNYYEPFLGGGAVFLACAGRVSGRSYLADLNEHLVAAWVAMRDHQPALRPLLDWYMENDSKEFYYEVRSAAPTSLIERAARFFYLNGVSWNHLWRENSRTGAMNAPWGDRRFKGFDDATMATIGKVLSRADIVAADFREVLKTASDGDFVYLDPPYLPIFSQPDTEKEPTAKFNKYTAKTFEAVDLIELADICADLSRRGVKWIMSNRDTESVHELFPDTEIIKFTTHRSLAAQSRREVEAHRSPEAIIIGRG from the coding sequence ATGGACAACTGTGCTTCAAAACTGGATCAGGTAGAACTACCTTTTGTCAGCTCCACCCACCCACCCATCAAGCCTTTCGTCAGGTGGGTAGGTGGCAAATCGCGATTGCTTTCTCGCATTCTTCCGCACGTGCCTGACACTATTCAAAATTACTACGAGCCATTTCTCGGTGGAGGAGCGGTCTTCCTGGCTTGTGCTGGGCGCGTTTCCGGTCGCTCCTATCTAGCAGACCTCAATGAACACCTCGTAGCGGCTTGGGTTGCAATGCGAGACCATCAGCCTGCGTTGCGTCCGCTCCTCGATTGGTATATGGAGAATGACTCCAAGGAATTCTACTACGAGGTTCGCTCGGCTGCTCCAACTTCCCTCATCGAAAGGGCTGCAAGGTTCTTTTACCTAAACGGTGTGTCTTGGAACCACCTATGGCGTGAGAATTCTCGTACAGGGGCGATGAATGCACCTTGGGGCGACCGTCGCTTCAAAGGCTTTGACGACGCTACTATGGCGACGATAGGGAAGGTGTTGTCTCGGGCAGATATCGTTGCTGCCGACTTCCGAGAGGTGCTGAAGACAGCCTCAGATGGTGATTTTGTCTATCTTGACCCCCCATATTTGCCCATTTTTTCTCAGCCGGACACTGAAAAAGAGCCGACTGCAAAATTTAACAAATACACTGCAAAAACCTTTGAGGCGGTTGACCTTATTGAGCTTGCAGATATTTGCGCCGACCTCTCTCGGAGAGGGGTGAAATGGATTATGTCTAATCGCGATACTGAATCAGTACACGAGCTATTCCCCGACACTGAAATTATAAAATTCACAACCCACCGCTCGCTGGCAGCACAGAGTCGGCGTGAGGTTGAGGCACATCGGTCGCCGGAGGCGATCATCATCGGGAGAGGTTGA
- a CDS encoding DUF932 domain-containing protein — protein sequence MAHLIEHMAYVGETPWHGLGSVLSPKQPIEVWQKEAGMNWRIEDSPVHFKANTVGNLGSIYTFPEQKVLYRSDTKAALSVVSQRYQIVQPRDVLEFYRDLTEVSGYELETAGVLKGGRKFWALARTGQTATLAGNDEVNGYLLLATSCDGTLATTATPTTVRVVCNNTLTIALDGASRAIKVPHSTRFDPQAVKKQLGIAVSQWDEFMHRMHMLAERRVQWPEAMSFFLSVLCDTPANSPIPEVLPNERALRKVQSLYEGQGRGSTLQSAKGTAWGLLNAVTEYVDHERRARSSEYRMDSAWFGQGAVMKQRALDAALRLAA from the coding sequence ATGGCACATCTAATCGAACACATGGCTTATGTCGGTGAAACGCCATGGCATGGGCTCGGATCCGTACTTTCACCCAAACAACCTATTGAGGTCTGGCAGAAAGAAGCCGGTATGAACTGGCGCATAGAAGACAGTCCGGTCCATTTCAAGGCCAACACGGTAGGTAACCTGGGATCAATTTATACATTCCCAGAACAGAAGGTTCTTTACCGTTCTGACACCAAAGCAGCACTTTCAGTAGTCTCACAGCGCTACCAAATAGTGCAGCCTCGCGATGTGCTGGAATTTTACCGCGACCTCACTGAGGTCTCCGGGTATGAGCTGGAAACTGCGGGAGTGTTGAAAGGAGGTCGTAAGTTCTGGGCTTTGGCGCGGACAGGGCAAACCGCAACGTTGGCGGGTAATGATGAAGTTAATGGTTATTTGCTACTGGCCACCTCGTGCGACGGAACGTTAGCTACCACCGCCACACCCACCACCGTTCGAGTCGTCTGCAACAACACACTGACTATTGCCCTGGATGGGGCAAGCCGCGCTATCAAGGTTCCGCACAGTACTCGGTTTGATCCACAGGCGGTAAAGAAGCAGCTGGGGATCGCGGTATCACAGTGGGACGAATTCATGCATCGAATGCACATGCTTGCAGAGCGCAGGGTGCAGTGGCCGGAAGCAATGAGTTTCTTCCTCAGCGTGCTGTGCGACACCCCTGCTAACAGCCCCATTCCTGAAGTACTACCGAACGAAAGAGCACTACGTAAAGTACAAAGCCTGTATGAAGGACAAGGCCGAGGCTCAACCTTGCAGTCTGCTAAAGGCACCGCATGGGGACTGCTCAACGCCGTAACCGAATATGTCGACCACGAGCGGCGGGCAAGGAGCTCTGAGTACCGGATGGACTCGGCATGGTTTGGACAAGGTGCAGTCATGAAGCAGAGGGCACTGGATGCGGCTCTACGCCTCGCGGCCTGA
- a CDS encoding HNH endonuclease, whose protein sequence is MSALPVEWVLVIYYGPSAHRATYGRLGRSDAANKTYTKDYIQLSRRDEFIAAVKRFFPETNENGSAALTYKWPTGTATGALVLRSADRPHLKWETSIGAPQVWKMAVATSDATAETIPGDPSHVDIADAENEFALLASRGAGQPYLIAVKLQDDPGTLQLRAYLDNPSTSYAWADMQLVPQSIQRLAAKTSQSSALQWSTITSGGVAPNAEVSDIFARLIAMESPLSLIETLDAATASALAAYLRNPGYGLFFDPDLNHDAWLQLSPLDETLAASASAFLEMLETRFPMVPQGDAAAETLEVSAEEVEEFRGQIKQENYEVADSHATVKTRGSAQRAFAEAVKTNYGFKCAVTGIENKDFLVASHIVPWSVDQSIRLDPSNGICLSLLVDRAFEKGYLMVLDDFTISIDWEKVGSDGALRDQLLPYDKCMLAVPKGHLPKLDYLQRRRALAALTE, encoded by the coding sequence ATGTCTGCTTTGCCAGTGGAATGGGTGCTTGTGATTTATTACGGGCCCTCGGCGCATCGCGCAACGTATGGGCGCCTTGGCCGCAGTGATGCGGCGAACAAGACATATACGAAAGACTATATTCAGCTGTCGAGAAGGGATGAGTTTATTGCTGCCGTAAAGCGATTCTTTCCAGAGACAAACGAGAACGGTTCGGCGGCGCTGACGTACAAGTGGCCAACAGGGACTGCTACAGGTGCGCTCGTCCTGCGTTCTGCGGATCGTCCACACCTCAAGTGGGAAACAAGTATTGGCGCTCCCCAGGTTTGGAAGATGGCCGTCGCGACAAGCGATGCTACTGCCGAGACGATACCTGGCGATCCGTCCCACGTTGATATAGCCGATGCCGAGAATGAGTTTGCATTACTCGCGAGTCGTGGAGCGGGTCAGCCGTACTTAATAGCAGTTAAATTGCAGGATGATCCAGGCACGTTGCAATTACGTGCTTATCTGGATAATCCGAGCACAAGTTATGCTTGGGCTGACATGCAGCTTGTTCCGCAGAGTATTCAGAGGTTAGCTGCAAAAACGTCGCAAAGCTCAGCGCTTCAGTGGTCGACAATCACAAGCGGTGGCGTGGCACCGAATGCAGAAGTTAGCGATATTTTTGCACGGCTCATTGCAATGGAAAGCCCGCTTTCTTTGATCGAAACCCTTGATGCTGCGACTGCTAGTGCATTGGCTGCGTACCTCAGAAATCCTGGCTATGGATTGTTTTTCGATCCTGATCTTAATCATGACGCATGGTTACAGCTATCGCCGCTTGATGAAACGCTGGCGGCGTCCGCTAGTGCTTTTCTCGAGATGCTAGAGACACGATTTCCGATGGTCCCGCAAGGCGACGCGGCGGCTGAGACTCTAGAGGTTTCTGCTGAAGAGGTTGAAGAGTTTAGAGGTCAGATAAAACAAGAAAATTATGAAGTTGCTGATTCTCACGCCACTGTTAAAACCAGGGGTAGTGCTCAGCGGGCGTTTGCAGAAGCAGTAAAAACTAACTATGGATTTAAATGCGCTGTAACTGGAATCGAGAATAAAGATTTTCTTGTGGCTTCGCATATTGTTCCATGGAGTGTCGATCAAAGTATTCGATTGGATCCGTCTAATGGTATCTGTCTTTCGCTTCTCGTGGACCGAGCTTTCGAGAAAGGATACTTAATGGTTTTGGACGACTTTACTATTTCTATCGATTGGGAAAAAGTTGGAAGCGACGGCGCGCTACGTGATCAGCTTCTGCCCTATGATAAATGCATGCTGGCAGTGCCTAAAGGGCATTTGCCTAAATTAGATTATCTTCAGCGTAGGCGAGCATTGGCTGCTCTTACTGAATAG